The following are from one region of the Remersonia thermophila strain ATCC 22073 chromosome 6, whole genome shotgun sequence genome:
- a CDS encoding mitochondrial 54S ribosomal protein mL61 — MVGVIRRLNKLTSKLVRLRIGPGAAILPNTVSRIHLEFAHKINGGHMGPRKFWRTALPRLKYWNPAIPMIVNRVREQEKPATMTLYFREPGAPVKADVPQPSSSFDGLSKAPPPAEGERIVTINMSNRRSEAILQEFLEKTGAVPVQPTPQDELELREAEEREAQGAIDRERVKREIDAAKREKRMIAQALSEAAAIKSAL; from the exons ATGGTGGGCGTCATCCGCAGGCTAAACAAGCTGACTTCC AAG CTCGTCAGGTTAAGAATCGGGCCTGGCGCCGCGATCCTCCCCAACACCGTGTCGCGGATACACCTTGAGTTTGCGCACAAGATCAATGGCGGGCATATGGGGCCAAG GAAATTCTGGCGCACCGCCCTCCCGCGGTTAAAGTACTGgaaccccgccatccccatgATCGTCAACCGCGTGCGGGAGCAGGAAAAGCCGGCCACCATGACGCTCTACTTCCGGGAGCCCGGAGCGCCGGTCAAGGCGGACGTCCCCcagcccagctcgtcgtTCGACGGGCTCTCCaaagccccgccgccggccgagggcgagcgcaTCGTCACCATCAACATGTCGAACCGGCGGTCCGAGGCCATCCTGCAGGAGTTCCTGGAGAAGACGggggcggtgccggtgcaGCCCACGCCgcaggacgagctcgagctgcgcgaggccgaggagcgcgaggcccagggcgccaTCGACCGCGAGCGTGTCAAGCGCgagatcgacgccgccaagcgcgAGAAGCGCATGATCGCCCAGGCGCtgtccgaggcggcggccatcaaGTCGGCCTTGtaa